The Nocardioides houyundeii genome includes the window CCGGGAGCCCGACATCTACTCCTACGACCAGCTGGACCGCGACGCGGCTGCGGCGGGACTGACCCTCGAGCACCGGTTCGCCACCTGGGACCTCGAGCCGTTCACCGCCGACTCCGGTTTTGCCGTCACGGTGCTGCGGGTGCCCTGAGCCTCACTCCCCCAGCCGGATGGTCCGCAGCCGCCGGGTGGCGTACCAGGTACCGCCCACCACCACGACGAGGAGCAGCACCACGGCGGTCGACAGGTCCACGGCCGACTCGATGCCGAGCCGGGTCGCCTCGTCGCCCAGCACGGACTCGGTGACCGCCAGCGCCCACTGCAGGATGCTCAGTGACTGGGCGCCAGGCACGATCTGCCCCACCAGGGACTCCCAGACCAGGGCGTAGACGAGTCCGAGCACCACCGCGTTGCGGGTCACCACCGAGAGCATCAGGAACAGCGCGCAGTAGGCCACGCCCCCCGCCAGGCTGCCGGCGCCGAAGGCGAGCGCGACCCGCCCCAGCTCACCGGTGACCACCACGGCTCCCACCAGCACCGGCAGCGCCCCCAGCACGGTGACCACCGCGACCGCGACCGCCAGCTTGGTGAGGATGATGGTGAAGCGGCTCAACGGCTTGGACAGCAGGTAGACGATCGAGCCGTCGTCGATCTCGGAGCCGATCGCGCCCGTGCCGGTGATCAGTCCCAGCAGCGGCAGCAGGACGGCCATCCCGAAGCCGGCCACCACGCCTTCGACGATCCCGGCGCGGGCGGAGGCGTCGTCGTCGAGCGAGGCGAAGACCCGCGCGAACACGCACAGGGCCAGCAGCACCCCCGGCAGCAGCACCAGGAGCAGGGCGCGCCGGCGCCCCAGCAGCGTGCGCGCGGTGAGCCTGGCGACGATGCGGTTCATCGCTCCACCAGGTAGGAGAAGACGCTCTCCAGGGACTCGTCGGAGGGACGGACCTCCAGCAGTCGCACGCCCCGCGCCGCGGCCAGCTCCGGCAGCGCGTGCACGAAGGCAGCGTGCTCGGTGACCTGCACCGCCAGCTGCGCCCCGCCCTGACCGGTGCCCCCGGCAGCGGCGCCGTCGCTGGACAGCTCCACCCCGGACACGCTGGGCTGCGTCATCAGCGCCGAGGCCAGCACCCGGTCGGAGTCGGAGCGGATCGTGTACTGGTGGGGCCGTTGCGTCATCAGCCGTCGGATCTCCCGGAAGTCGCCGGACGCCGCGTGCCGCCCCGAGACCATCACCTCGATGCGCCCCGCGATCTGCTCGACCTCCTCCAGGATGTGGGAGCTGAACAGCACCGTGCGCCCCTCGTCCCCCAGCCGGTCCAGCAGCTCCATGAGCTGGAGCCGCTGACGGGGGTCCATGCCGTTGAACGGCTCGTCGAGCAGCAGCACGGCCGGATCGTGCACCATGGCCGTGGCCATCTTGACCCGCTGCTTCATCCCCTTGGAGTAGGTGCGCATCTCCCGGTCCTGCGCCGGTGTCATCTCGACCGTCTCCAGCGCCCGCCGCGCCGCACCCTCGGGGTCGGGAAGCTTGTGCAGCTGGGCGTTCGCGAGCACGAACTCCCACCCCGTCAGCACGTCGTACATGTCCTCGCGCTCGGGCACCAGGCCCAGGTCGCGGTAGATCTGCTCGTTGCGCCACACGGGCACGTCCCCCAGCGTCACCGTTCCCGACGACGGCGCCAGGAACCCGCCCATCATGTGGATCAGGGTGGACTTGCCGGCGCCGTTGGGTCCCAGCAACCCGGTGACGCCGGGCCCGATCCGCATCGTGACGTCGTTGACCGCGACCACGTTGCCGAACCAGCGCGACACCTGGTCGAGCACCAGCGCGGTCATGAGGTCGGCACCCGGCGGTAGCGCAGCAGCAGCGCGAGGTAGGCGCCCAGCACCAGGGTGAGAGCCACGGCGGCGTAGACCAGCGTGCCGGTCAGGCCGATGGACCAGCTCCCGGAGCCGTCGATCACCGCGCCCGCCAGCCCGTCGACCAGCGCCGGCGGCGAGATCAGCCCGGAGTAGTCGGCCAGCGCCGGCTCGTCGTACTCGGTGGCGATGCCCCGGATGGCGGACTGCACGCCGGAGAGCACCAGCAGCACCGTGATCACCGCGGCGACCCCGAGTCCCCGCCGTGGAGTGAGCGCTGCGATGAGCAGGGCCAGCCCGGAGAGCAGCACCGCGTAGCCCAGGCAGACCACCAGGGCCACGAGGAAGTCGGGCAGCTCGTCGGCAAGCGGCTGCTTGAGCAGCAGGGCGCCGGTGAACAGGATCGTCACCGGGACGACGAGCAGCACCAGGACGGCGGCCACCATGGCGGCGACCTTCGCCTGCACGTACGCCGCGCGTCCCAGCGGTCGGGCGAAGTACAGCGGGACCACCCGGAAGCGCAGGTCGCGGGAGACCAGCACCGGTGCCTGGCCGGCCACGAAGATGGCCACCACGACCTGGAACTCGAACGGGTACTCGCGGTAGGTAACCGGCAGCTCGTCGGCCCGGATCATGCTGGTGACCACCACCATGACCACCGCCGGGAGGCACATCACCGCGAGCAGCAGCATCGGCATCACCTTGGACCGCGCGGACCTGCCGAGGCCGTAGGCGCCGCGCAGGCTGTCGAGGAAGAGGGATCGCTGCACGTAGCGCTCCCCCAGCCTCGGGCCGTCGTAGTGCCGGTAGCCGATGTCGTGGATGACGCCGGTGTGCTCACCGCCGTCCCCGGCGACCGACCCGGCATCAGCGCTCGGGACCACCGCTCACCTCCTCCGGGCCGGTGAACATCTCCGCCATCCGGTGCCGCCCGGGCTCCAGCCGCACGAGCCCGCACCCCAGCCCGACGGCGGCGTCCCTGATCCGGTCCAGCACCGCCTCGTCGTCCAGCCGCACCTGGAGCAGGCGGCCGTCGCGCCCCACCTCGGTGCCACCGGCACGCAGCAGGTCGGCCAGGGGTCCCGGGTCGCCGTCCACCTCGACCAGCAGCACGCCGGTGGTGGTGGTGATGTCAGCCGTGCTGGAGTAGCGCAGCAGATGACCGCCGTCGATGACCACCACGGTGTCGCACACGCGCTCCAGCTCGCCCAGCAGGTGGGAGGTCACCAGCACCGAGATGCCGAACTCGGTGCCCACCCGCCGGATCAGACCGAGCATCTCCTCCCGTCCCGCTGGGTCCAGCCCGTTGGTCGGCTCGTCCAACATCACCAGGTCGGGGTCGTGGACCAGCGCCTGCGCGAGCTTCACGCGCTGCCGCATCCCGGTGGAGTAGCCGCCCATCGGGCGGTAGCGCTCCTCGTAGAGGCCGACGTGACGCAGCGTGTCCGCTGCGCGCTCCCGGGCTGCGGTGGTGGGCAGCCCGGACATCCGGCCCATGTGCACGACGAACTCGGTCGCCGAGACGTCCGGTGGCAGGCAGTCGTGCTCGGGCATGTAGCCGACGCGCTCCCGGATGGCCATCGGCTCGGTCGCGACGTCGAGGCCGAGGACCGCAGCGGATCCCGAGGTCGGCTCCGCCAGGCCGAGGAGCATCTTGAGCAGCGTGGACTTGCCGGCACCGTTGGCGCCGACCAGGCCCACGATGCCGGGAACGATGTCGACGCTCAGGTCCTCGACGGCCGTGACCGCGCCGTACCGCTTGGTGAGTCGATCCGCGCTGATCAACGTCATCCGCCGCTGCCACCTCCGGAGCTCGGGCCCGCCAGGACAGTCTGACGTCCTGGTGCCGGACCCGCAACGGCGCCGCGGCAACGTCCTCCCGGCCACCCGCGCCTCGCCCTGGGGTCGGCGCCCTGGCACCTCGTGCGAGGCTTGGTCCGTGACCCTGCGTATCGCTTTCACCCCCGGCGCGACTCCCGACAAGTGGGCTCGCGCCTGGCGGGACCGCCGTTCGGAGTCCCTGGAGCTGCTCCCGATCGAGGAGTCCGAGCAGCGCTCGGTGCTCGACCAGGGACGTGCCGACATGGTGCTGGCCCGGCTGCCCGTCGAGGGCGACGACCTGCTCTGCATCCCGCTCTACGAGGAGCTGCCCGTCGTCGTGGTGGGGCTGGAGCACCCGCTGTCGGTCTACGACGAGGTCTCGGTAGCCGACCTGGCGGACGAGCAGTTCGTGCTGGGCGTCCCGGCCGAGGTCTCGGCCGCCTCCCCTCAGCTCGACTTCCCCCCGATGAGCACCCGGGACGCCATCGAGGTGGCCGCCAGCGGCACCGGCGTGGTCGTCGTGCCCCTGTCGGTGGCGCGGCTGCACCACCGCAAGGACGTGGTCCACAAGGTCGTCACCGACCTGCCCAGCACCCGGATCGGCCTGGTGTGGCTCAAGGACTCCGACGACGACCGCACCCAGGCCTTCGTGGGCGTGGTCCGAGGCCGCACCGCCCGCAGCTCGCGGGAGTGACTGAGCCTGGGAGTCGCCTCAGGAACGTGCCTTGACCGAGTGCCGCACCGCCAGGGTCTTGCGGATGCTCTCCTCGTCGAAGGGCTCCCCGAGCCACTCGAAGAGTCCTCGCAGCGCGCCCGGGTCGTCCTGGTAGTCGTCGTAGTGCACCCGGTACGCCGCCTCGCCGAGGTCGTCGGCCACCGCCAGCATCCGCTCCTCGATGACCTCCAGACGACCCAGGGCGTCGTCCTTGTGGCGCCAGAAGGCGCTGGCCGCGACGTCGGGGAGGTTGCGGGTGTTGACCACGAAGCGAGCGCCGGGGAACACCTGCCGCAGGAAGTCGACGTAGTTCGCGAGGTCGGTGTCGTACCAGCGGATCTCCTTGAACCCCGCCACCCTCGTGCGGCGCTGCGGCCGCAGCAGGGTCTCCAGCACCAGCCGACGGATGTCGCGCAGGGATGCCTCCTCGTCGAAGCCGTGGATGCCGAACCAGGGGTGTGTCGACTCCCGCGCGTTCTGCGGGTTGACCCGAGCCCGCTCCACCAGCCCGCTGCGGTGGAACTCGTAGAGGTGCCGCAGGGCGTGCCGGTTCTCCCCGCGGATGAGGTAGCCCGGGATGGAGTTGAGCAGCCCCATGAGCAGCGTGGACCCGGAGCGTCCGTAGGTCATCACGAAGACGAACTCGAGCTCGTCACCCGTGACCCCACGCCTCGTCCACCGCACGGGAGGAGATTCTAGCCTTCGTCGCGGAGCAGCTGGTCCAGCCACCGCCCGAGCTCTCGGGCGCTCGCCTCGACCATGGCCGGCCAGTCGTTCGCCGAGGAGTCGGCGTTGTCGGACACGTGCTTGACCAACCTGGCCGGGACCCCGAACTGCGCCGCCGTCCAGGCGACGGCATAGCCCTCCATGTCGACCAGGTGCGCGCGTCCGGCCAGGTCCGCGCGCACCACCGGGTCGTTGACGAAGACGTCGCCGGTGGCCAGCACCACCTCGCCCGCCCCCACGACCAGACGCTCCTGGGGGTCGTAGCCCAGCGCCCGGACCGCGGCGGCGTTGATGTCGTGGTTGAGGACCACGCCCGGCTCGAAGAGACCGGACAGGTCGTCGTGCAGGGCCCCCGCAGTGCCCACGTTGACCACCGTCAGGTCGCTGAGGTCGACCATCTGCGCGAGGGCCCGCGCCGTGGCGGCCGCCGCGGCGGTCTTGCCCATACCGGTGACGACCAGCGGCAGGCCCGCCGGCACGTACGCCGCCTCCGCGGCCGTGGCCGCGACGACCAGCAGTCGCTGCCGGCTCACCAGCTGCTCGTCAGCGGACGACCCTCGTGGAACCCTGCGGCGGACTGGATTCCCACCACGGCGCGTTCGTGCAGCTCCTCCACCGAGCGCGCGCCGGCATAGGTGCAGGCGGAGCGGACGCCGCTGCAGATCTCGTCGATCAGGTCCTCCACGCCCGGCCTGGCGGGATCGAGGTACATCCGCGAGGACGAGATCCCTTCCTCGTACAGCCCCTTGCGGGCCCGGTCGTACGCCGACTCCCCCGCGGTCCGGTTGGCCACCGCCCGCGCGGAGGCCATGCCGAACGACTGCTTGTAGGCCCGTCCCTCCGCGTCCTGCATCAGGTCCCCGGGGGACTCGTGCGTGCCGGCGAACCAGGAGCCGACCATGGCGGCGGATGCCCCGGCCGCCAGGGCCAGGGCCACGTCGCGGGGATGGCGGATGCCGCCGTCGGCCCAGACGTGCTTGCCCTTGGCGCGCGCTGCTGCGGCGCACTCGAGCACCGCGGAGAACTGGGGCCGGCCGACCCCGGTCATCATCCTGGTGGTGCACATCGCACCGGGCCCGACGCCCACCTTGACGATGTCGGCGCCGGCCTCGACGAGGTCTTCGGTGCCCGCGGCCGAGACCACGTTGCCGGCCACCAGCGGCACCCCAGGGTCGAGCGCGCGCACCGAGCGCAGCGCCTCCAGCATCCGCTCCTGGTGCCCGTGCGCGGTGTCGAGCACCAGGCAGTCGACGCCGGCCGCCAGCAGCTCCTTGGCACGGGGGACCACGTCGGCGCCGATGCCGACGGCGGCGGCGATCAGCAGTCCGCCGGCCCCGTCCTGCGCCGGGCTGTAGAGCGTGGCGCGCAGCGCGCCCTGCCGGGTGAGCACTCCGACCAGCTCGCCTGCCTCGTCCACGGCGACCGCGAGCGGGGCACGCGCGGCGTCGAGACGCTCGAACGCGGTGCGCGGGTCGGTGCTGGCCTCGATCAGCACCAGGTCCGTGCTCATCACGTCCTTGACCTGGGCGAAGCGGTCCACCTCGGCACAGTCGGCCTCCGCCACCAGGCCCACGGGGCGGCGGCCCTGGAGCACCACCGCGGCGCGGTGGGCCCGCTTGGGGATCAAGGAGAGCGCCTCACCGACGGTCTGGTGTGGGGCGAGCTCGATGGGGGTGTCGAAGACGTGGTGCCGGGCCTTGACCCAGCCGATCACCTCCGAGACCACGGGGATCGGGATGTCCTGCGGGAACACGGTCAGCCCACCGCGGCGAGCCACCGTCTCCGCCATCCGCCGGCCCGCGATGGCCGTCATGTTCGAGACCACCAGGGGCAGGGTGGCGCCCGTGCCGTCCGCGGTCGCGAGGTCCACGTCGTACCTGCTCGCGACGTCGGAGCGACTCGGGACCATGAAGACGTCGTCGTACGTCAGGTCGTGAGCAGGGCCCAGGTCGTTGAGGAATCGCACAGCCAGCAACCTACCCGGAGCTCGGGCGCCTCCTAGGCTGATGCCCGTGCAGCTGATCCCCGGCGAGGACCTCACCGCCCACGTGCGCGAGGCCTTCGTCGCCGTATTCGGCCACCAGCCAGCGGCCGTGGCCAAGGCGCCGGGCCGGGTGAACCTGATCGGCGAGCACACCGACTACCACGGCGGCCTCTGCCTGCCGATCGCGCTCCCGCACGCCACCTGGGCCGCCGTCCGTGGCCGTGACGACACGGCGGTGCGCCTGGTCAGCACCTGGGGCGGAGAGTGGCACGGCACCCTGGGCGAGCGCCCGGAGGGCTGGGCCTCCTACGTCCTGGGGGCACTGCGCGCCATCGGTCATCGCGGCGGTCTGGAGGTCCTGGTGGACAGCACCGTCCCGGTAGGGGCAGGTCTCTCCAGCTCCGCTGCCCTGATCTGCGCGGTGGCCCTCGCCACCTCCTCGGCGCCGGTGGAGGAGCTGGTGGCGCCCTGCGTCCGGGCCGAGTCCGAGGAGGTCGGTGCTCCCACGGGAGGTCTGGACCAGACCGTCGCCCTGCTCGGGGCTGCGGGCCACGCGCTGCTCCTGGACTTCGCCTCCGGCGCCAGGCAGCAGGTGCCCTGGGAGCCCGGGCGGGCCGGACTGGAGCTGCTGGTCGTCGACACCCGCACCCGGCACGAGCACGCGGCCGGGGGCTATGCCGACCGACGCCGGGAGAGTGAGAAGGCGCTGGCTGCGCGGGCCGACGAGCTCTCCCCGCTGCACCACCGCAGGCTGCGCCACGTGGTCTCGGAGAACGCCCGGGTCTCCGCCCTGGTGGCCGCCCTCCACGGCGGCGACTGGCCCCGGGTCGGCGCCCTGATGACCGCCTCGCACGAGAGCCTGCGCCACGACTTCGAGGTCTCCTGCGCCGAGCTCGACGTGGTGGTCGACACTGCCCTGGCCCACGGCGCGCTGGGCGCCCGGATGACCGGCGGCGGGTTCGGCGGTTGTGCGATCGTGCTCTGCCCCGTCAGCCTGCGGGACGCCGCGCTGGCCGGGATCTCCACGGCGTACGCCGGACATGGCTGGCCGCAGCCCGCCGCGCTGCTGGCTACGGCGTCGGCGGCGGCGACCCGGCTGTGACCTCGTCGGCCAGGGCCGCGATCGCCGCCCACGTGCGGTCGACGTCCTGCTGGGTGGTGCGCCAGCCGCCGACCGCCAGGCGCATCGCGGCGAGTCCCTCCACGCGGGTGTGGCTCAGGTAGGCGACGCCGCCCTGGTTGAGGGACTCCATCACGGCCACGGTCGCCTCGTCGCCGGCCCGCAGCCGGAACACCACCAGCCCCAGCACGGGCTCGGTGACCAGCTCGAACCGTTCGTCGGCGCTCACCCGGTCGGCGAACCGCCGGGCGAGCTCGACGCCGGAGCGGATGTGCTGCTGCAGCCCGGTGATGCCGTAGGTGCGCAGCACGGCCCAGAGCTTGACCGCGCGGAAGCGTCGGCCCAGCTGGGGGTGCCAGTCGCGCAGGTCGACCACCGCCCCGGAGTCGGTCGCGGGGTTGCGCAGGTACTCAGGAAGCAGCGACAGCGCCCCCAGCAGCTGGGTCCGGTCGCGCACCCAGAAGGCGCTGCAGTCGAAGGTGGTGAGCAGCCACTTGTGAGGGTTCGTGACGAAGGAGTCCGCATGCTCGGGCACTCCTGCAGTGGCGTCCCGGTGCTCGGGACACACCGCGGCCACGCCGGCCCAGGCGGCATCGACGTGCAGCCACAGGCCGTGCTCGCGGGCCACCGCGCCGATGGCCGCGACGTCGTCGAAGGCACCGGTCGAGGTGGTGCCGGCGGCGGCCTGCACGAGCACCGGCCGCAGCCCGGCAGCGACGTCGGACTCCACGGCCTCACGGAGCGCGGCGACGTCCATGGCCTGGGTGCGCGGATCGACGGGGACGAAGCGGAGCGACTGCTCCCCCAGCCCGCTCATGATCACCGCCTTGTCCAGGGAGGAGTGAGCCTGGCTGGAGGCATAGACGCGCAGGTCGCTCGTCACCCCCTCAGCACGGACCCGGCCGCCGGTGGCACGGTGCAGGGCACAGATCAGGGCGGTGAAGGTGGCGGTGGACGCGGTGTCCTGGATCACGCCACCTCCTGGTCCGCTCGAGCAGAACTCCTCCGGCAGTCCCAACGCGCGGGCGAGCCAGTCCAGCACCACCTGCTCGACCTCGGTCAGGGCCGGGCTGGTGGCCCAGAGCATCCCTTGGGCGCCCAGCCCCGAGGAGATGAGGTCACCGAGGACCGCCGCGGGAGAGCTGTTGGCCGGGAAGTAGGCGAAGAACCGTGGGTGCTGCCAGTGCGTGATCCCGGGCAGGACCACCTGGTCGAGGTCGGCCAGCAGCGCGCCGAAGGGCTCGGGGTCCTGCGGCGCCCGGTCCGGGAGCAGTGCGGCGATCTCGCCCGGCGCCACCTGGGATCGCACGGGCAGGTCGTCCAGCCGGTCCCAGTAGTCCGCGATCCAGTCGATCACCGCGTGGCCCTGCTGCCGGAACTCCTCGGGGGTCATGTGTGCGCCGGACATGGGTGACAACCTAGACGCAGCTCCCGATCAGGGG containing:
- a CDS encoding ABC transporter permease subunit → MNRIVARLTARTLLGRRRALLLVLLPGVLLALCVFARVFASLDDDASARAGIVEGVVAGFGMAVLLPLLGLITGTGAIGSEIDDGSIVYLLSKPLSRFTIILTKLAVAVAVVTVLGALPVLVGAVVVTGELGRVALAFGAGSLAGGVAYCALFLMLSVVTRNAVVLGLVYALVWESLVGQIVPGAQSLSILQWALAVTESVLGDEATRLGIESAVDLSTAVVLLLVVVVGGTWYATRRLRTIRLGE
- a CDS encoding ABC transporter ATP-binding protein produces the protein MTALVLDQVSRWFGNVVAVNDVTMRIGPGVTGLLGPNGAGKSTLIHMMGGFLAPSSGTVTLGDVPVWRNEQIYRDLGLVPEREDMYDVLTGWEFVLANAQLHKLPDPEGAARRALETVEMTPAQDREMRTYSKGMKQRVKMATAMVHDPAVLLLDEPFNGMDPRQRLQLMELLDRLGDEGRTVLFSSHILEEVEQIAGRIEVMVSGRHAASGDFREIRRLMTQRPHQYTIRSDSDRVLASALMTQPSVSGVELSSDGAAAGGTGQGGAQLAVQVTEHAAFVHALPELAAARGVRLLEVRPSDESLESVFSYLVER
- a CDS encoding ABC transporter permease, which codes for MVPSADAGSVAGDGGEHTGVIHDIGYRHYDGPRLGERYVQRSLFLDSLRGAYGLGRSARSKVMPMLLLAVMCLPAVVMVVVTSMIRADELPVTYREYPFEFQVVVAIFVAGQAPVLVSRDLRFRVVPLYFARPLGRAAYVQAKVAAMVAAVLVLLVVPVTILFTGALLLKQPLADELPDFLVALVVCLGYAVLLSGLALLIAALTPRRGLGVAAVITVLLVLSGVQSAIRGIATEYDEPALADYSGLISPPALVDGLAGAVIDGSGSWSIGLTGTLVYAAVALTLVLGAYLALLLRYRRVPTS
- a CDS encoding ABC transporter ATP-binding protein, yielding MTLISADRLTKRYGAVTAVEDLSVDIVPGIVGLVGANGAGKSTLLKMLLGLAEPTSGSAAVLGLDVATEPMAIRERVGYMPEHDCLPPDVSATEFVVHMGRMSGLPTTAARERAADTLRHVGLYEERYRPMGGYSTGMRQRVKLAQALVHDPDLVMLDEPTNGLDPAGREEMLGLIRRVGTEFGISVLVTSHLLGELERVCDTVVVIDGGHLLRYSSTADITTTTGVLLVEVDGDPGPLADLLRAGGTEVGRDGRLLQVRLDDEAVLDRIRDAAVGLGCGLVRLEPGRHRMAEMFTGPEEVSGGPER
- a CDS encoding LysR substrate-binding domain-containing protein: MTLRIAFTPGATPDKWARAWRDRRSESLELLPIEESEQRSVLDQGRADMVLARLPVEGDDLLCIPLYEELPVVVVGLEHPLSVYDEVSVADLADEQFVLGVPAEVSAASPQLDFPPMSTRDAIEVAASGTGVVVVPLSVARLHHRKDVVHKVVTDLPSTRIGLVWLKDSDDDRTQAFVGVVRGRTARSSRE
- a CDS encoding sulfotransferase, producing MRWTRRGVTGDELEFVFVMTYGRSGSTLLMGLLNSIPGYLIRGENRHALRHLYEFHRSGLVERARVNPQNARESTHPWFGIHGFDEEASLRDIRRLVLETLLRPQRRTRVAGFKEIRWYDTDLANYVDFLRQVFPGARFVVNTRNLPDVAASAFWRHKDDALGRLEVIEERMLAVADDLGEAAYRVHYDDYQDDPGALRGLFEWLGEPFDEESIRKTLAVRHSVKARS
- a CDS encoding nucleosidase produces the protein MSRQRLLVVAATAAEAAYVPAGLPLVVTGMGKTAAAAATARALAQMVDLSDLTVVNVGTAGALHDDLSGLFEPGVVLNHDINAAAVRALGYDPQERLVVGAGEVVLATGDVFVNDPVVRADLAGRAHLVDMEGYAVAWTAAQFGVPARLVKHVSDNADSSANDWPAMVEASARELGRWLDQLLRDEG
- a CDS encoding GuaB1 family IMP dehydrogenase-related protein, whose translation is MRFLNDLGPAHDLTYDDVFMVPSRSDVASRYDVDLATADGTGATLPLVVSNMTAIAGRRMAETVARRGGLTVFPQDIPIPVVSEVIGWVKARHHVFDTPIELAPHQTVGEALSLIPKRAHRAAVVLQGRRPVGLVAEADCAEVDRFAQVKDVMSTDLVLIEASTDPRTAFERLDAARAPLAVAVDEAGELVGVLTRQGALRATLYSPAQDGAGGLLIAAAVGIGADVVPRAKELLAAGVDCLVLDTAHGHQERMLEALRSVRALDPGVPLVAGNVVSAAGTEDLVEAGADIVKVGVGPGAMCTTRMMTGVGRPQFSAVLECAAAARAKGKHVWADGGIRHPRDVALALAAGASAAMVGSWFAGTHESPGDLMQDAEGRAYKQSFGMASARAVANRTAGESAYDRARKGLYEEGISSSRMYLDPARPGVEDLIDEICSGVRSACTYAGARSVEELHERAVVGIQSAAGFHEGRPLTSSW
- a CDS encoding galactokinase; protein product: MQLIPGEDLTAHVREAFVAVFGHQPAAVAKAPGRVNLIGEHTDYHGGLCLPIALPHATWAAVRGRDDTAVRLVSTWGGEWHGTLGERPEGWASYVLGALRAIGHRGGLEVLVDSTVPVGAGLSSSAALICAVALATSSAPVEELVAPCVRAESEEVGAPTGGLDQTVALLGAAGHALLLDFASGARQQVPWEPGRAGLELLVVDTRTRHEHAAGGYADRRRESEKALAARADELSPLHHRRLRHVVSENARVSALVAALHGGDWPRVGALMTASHESLRHDFEVSCAELDVVVDTALAHGALGARMTGGGFGGCAIVLCPVSLRDAALAGISTAYAGHGWPQPAALLATASAAATRL
- a CDS encoding pyridoxal phosphate-dependent decarboxylase family protein, with protein sequence MSGAHMTPEEFRQQGHAVIDWIADYWDRLDDLPVRSQVAPGEIAALLPDRAPQDPEPFGALLADLDQVVLPGITHWQHPRFFAYFPANSSPAAVLGDLISSGLGAQGMLWATSPALTEVEQVVLDWLARALGLPEEFCSSGPGGGVIQDTASTATFTALICALHRATGGRVRAEGVTSDLRVYASSQAHSSLDKAVIMSGLGEQSLRFVPVDPRTQAMDVAALREAVESDVAAGLRPVLVQAAAGTTSTGAFDDVAAIGAVAREHGLWLHVDAAWAGVAAVCPEHRDATAGVPEHADSFVTNPHKWLLTTFDCSAFWVRDRTQLLGALSLLPEYLRNPATDSGAVVDLRDWHPQLGRRFRAVKLWAVLRTYGITGLQQHIRSGVELARRFADRVSADERFELVTEPVLGLVVFRLRAGDEATVAVMESLNQGGVAYLSHTRVEGLAAMRLAVGGWRTTQQDVDRTWAAIAALADEVTAGSPPPTP